The nucleotide window GCCCTAATCCAACTCCTGCATTCCTGCTGCCTGGCTTGTACTAGGGATCTTTCATTCGGCATAGCAGCACCCCTCCTTCTCCAGAAAGCTGTGGGGGATGGGGCCCTGACTGAGGACGGGGCTCAGCGGGTGGGAGAGAACGATCCCACCAACTGGAATCACACCACGATGAAGAAATGGTTAGCAGTGCTTACTCCTAAAAACGAgtctctatatgtatatacacagatCTAGCTGGCTATGTACCTAGAAAGAAACCAGAGCGTCTCTGGCCAAGGAAAACGAAGACACATCAGAGCAGTTACCCCCATGCTTCTATCCCTGCCGCCAACAGCAGGGCGAGGGCTGCCCGGCCAGGTGCCCGGCTCACTCGGGGAGAAGTCCTGCGTGTCTCTTGTGTTTTCCAACCTCCAACCAGAAGCCTCGGGGGGCACTGAAGGAGGCACTGTCCTCCGGCCACCCCCAGAGGCAGGCAAGTGGGTCATCATCACCAGATGTGGCAAGCCTCCTGGACGTCACTGGCCACTGCCGATGGATTCACATGTGGTTTTTAACATTCGCGTTTGTTAAAAGTCTTTAGAGCGACGTCACTCGGAATCTGACAGGTCGCTTTAAATAAAGCAAAGTGGTAAGTGTGACAATTTTGTCCGTGATCTCCTTTCCTTCTGACACATgcaccttcccttccctcttcccacccctcaAAGAATCCCCGGCGACTCGAGGGCTCTCCAGCTGGCCCAAGGGTCTTGGAAGGGTCTCATCGGTGCAGAGGAAATAAGAGCAATCTACTCAGAAGGGCAAGCACCAGCTAAAAAGTCAAGGACAAGGACGGCTTTGCCTTCATGCCCACACCAGCCTGAAGACAAGGGGGGCGAACGGCTGCACCACCTGGGGACACAGAAGGGATCTTTGTGACTTGCAAAACTGCCCAGAACCTTCCAACTCACAAGCTTTCCTTCTCTCACAAATCAGTCCAGACCTAGCGGCCCTGGTCCCTACACTCCCACCTTCCCCATCGCTGGCCAAGACGACGACGTCAGGGGAGATCGGTGAGAGACCAGACAAAGCCCCGGCACCGATCGCCAAAACAAAACTAGATGTGCTCCTTTCGACAAGTGTCCCTAGACCACCAACCGTGACCTGTTTCAAAGTGGGGAGGCACGAACCACAGGGTCTGCTCACCAGGACCACCTAGAAGAAACCTTTCCTCCCTAGTTTACATAAAACATCTGGCATTGGCCACAGCAGGCAGGACGAACCAATGCAGGCAATCTTGGGTGGCCAACACCTCACTGTCAGCCGCAGGCCTGCCTCCCTCCCACTGACCTTGGTGACAAGGATGACGGCTCAATTGAAGACAGGACAGAGGCGATTCCTAAGTCTTGGACGCCTCCGCTGCTTCCTGACCTCCCCCTGCAATCATGTCTGGTTCAGATCTAATGCAGGTGCTAAAGGACACGCTCACAGGCTGCTGACAGTGAGGCGTGCCAGAAAAACACCAGGCTCTGGGTTGAGCAGAGCTCCAAGGAGGGTGGGCAGGGACCTTTCCTATTCCAGAAGATCCTGCCCCTTTTCCAGGGGGATATCCTACCTGGCCAACACACCCTGCTATCTGATGGGATGTGAGGGCAGGAAAAACCAGGGACCATTCCAAGATGCCACAGAGAGGCAGCCCTTGTTAGCCCAgatctaaaatggaaggaaagtcaAAGAAAGAGTGAGCACTCAATGAAAGGAGGCTGTACACTCCAGAGGGTCCCCTTTCCAATCCAACTGGGATGTCCAAGGGTAGAAAGCTGAGCCCTAGTCACCCATCTAAAGAGAGTCCCTTTATTCCTCCACCAGCAGGGAATCCTGCCCCTCAGAGTGAGGGGTTACCAAGTCCTCCAGATGCACCCTCTGGGACACCCTTGGGGCAGAAGGGCCCTGGCACAAGGCAGGCTGGGAGCAGCGGGCCTCCTGCTAGCTGTGGTGAGTCCCAGTGCCTCCCCACACACTCGCTCTGGGAGTCCCTCGGCAGAGACGTCTAACACAGAGAGGGGATGGTGCTTACAAGGGTCCGTATTTCGTCTCATACTTGGAGACAATGCTCTTGCATTTGCCCACTTCCTTGCGCAACTCTGCAACCTCCGTCCTGAGGGCCGTGTTCTCTTTCTCCAGGAAAGCAGCACGGATGGTGATCTGATTCTCCTTCAGTCTCCGGGCATCCCGGGAGCGCTTGGCAGCCACGTTGTTCTTCTTCCGGCGCGTCCAGTACTTTTCATCCTGGGTGAAACGTTTGAGAGGTCTTAGTGTGCTCGAGCACCGGAGGAGCCTCTATCCCTACCTCTGCTCCACATCTTGGTTTTCCCCTTCTGACTTGGGCCCCAGCCAGGGCACAGCAGGGAGGAGGAGAGACCCACCACATCCAAGCTAACCCCCTCACTGCTAGAGAGTGAAATGACGCTCCAAGTGCCCAGGTCAGCTGGGAGCCACGGTTCGACTCcgggcctctgactccaaagccagtattGTTTCTGTTAAGCTACACCCATGACGGTGCATGTTCAGAGTaacccttctctttcccctggaAAAGTTCACTTAGAAACCTTTGGGGACGACTAAGACACCCGATTGGCCCGGGGGCCTCCCAGTGGACCAGAGGTGAGCCCTAGGGATCAAAGGTCCCAAGTCTCAGAGGTTTCCAGATCCCCCGATCAAAGGGTAACTCTCTTTTCATTCCCACAGCTATCCTTAGGGGCTAAGTGAGCTTTAGTGAGCTCTGGTGTGCCAGCTGTCAGAGGGGCAGAGGAGGAACCCTGTgaggaagcaaaaaggaaagtggACCAGGAGCCAGGGCAGCTGAGCTCTAAAGCCACCATTAACTTTACCTGGATGACTTTGGCAAGTCACCTGAGGCAGGTCTCCAAGGTCCAAGCTAACACTAAAAGGCCTACTAATCCCTCTGCCTGGAACCCTGCTTCTGCAAACAGGGAGTCTCATTTTACTGCATCCAGAACTAAGCAAGGCTTGTATCAGCCCAGGTTCCCAGCCCTGACTATGTCACACTCCGTGCACTATCACTAATGCAGAAGGGTCCTCCCGGCTACGAGGCAGAGGGAAGTGAGCAGGAGTCCCTCACAGCCTAGCGGGCGGATTCATCTTTCAGAAAGAACAAGACACAGAGACTAGCCAGCCAACAGGGCCCCAGGAGAGAAACCAAATTACCTTCTGCTCATCAGGGACAAAGACCTTCTTGGCCTTTTTGATCATTGGCTGAGGCTTCAGGTCCTCTTCGGCAAACTTGTGCTTTCGAGGGTTGAAGAGCTCACCCCCAGGCACACTGGAGAGGACCAGATCCGCAGGGTCAGGGTTGAAGTTCACATCCACCTCCACACAGCTGGGGTCAATGGGGCTGGGagtctctctttcattttccacagaggattctgaaaaaaaaaaacaacacatcaTCAATCCCACTCTCAGGGTTCCCAAAGATCCGTGTTTTATCCCCAGATGCATCTTTCTAAATACACTGTGGTTCCCTTTTTCAGAATGCAATCTGGCTCCAGAAATCACAAAGTATTGCACAAACCAGTACCACACCAAGAAAAACCTCCCCTGCCACACCACAATCACAGTTGATGTCACAacccaaaacacacaaaaagaatttcaaaggcaCAAAGAGTTAGAGTCATTTTCTGTTTGATAAATTCAATAAAGCTGGGCAAAGCTTCATGCCAATGGAACCTTGGGCTTTCTTCTGTTCTATGAAATCTGAAAGGCCTGGATTCAGAGTCGCCTTGGCCATTTGTTCCCCCTCATTTGGTGTGCCGAGATCATGAACTAGTCtggctctctcttccacatggcaGCCTTTCTATTACTTCGAGGTCTCTCTCCTGCCTCTTCTGAATCTTCCCAAAGCTGACATCCTGTGTTCCTTCAATCCACCCCTCAGATGGCAGGAACTCAAGGCCTTTCTTCATTCTCCTGGCCCTGAGTGTTCCCAAAGACTGAACTATCCTCCTCCATCTGTGGGGTGATCAGGCTGGAGGAGGACCAGACTCTTCTCCCATTCTCCCCTCTCAGTCTGCTAATGCAGCCCAAAATGGCATTAGCGAAATTCCCAGAAGCCACAGCCCACACTGTGATCTCTTCAGCTTgcttaaatttaaaacatttcacCTTAGTAGTCAGACTAATTCATTTCACCTCAAGTCAGGATTTGAGCCCACAAGgatatatattaaacccttaccgtctatcttataatcaatagcagaagaatggtaagagctagctaggcaatgggggttaagtgacttgcccaaggtcacacagttaggaaggctacattggaacccaggaccctccaactccaggcctggcactccagccactgagccacctaactgcaccCCATATCCCCAAGGATATTTTTGAAGCCTGACCCCACTGTTCAGTTTTAGCGGTCCTTGATGCCTTTctccaaatcactgataaaatgTTAAACTGCAGAGTCTGAGGCCCACTCTGGTGGAGATCTTCTAACATTACATCAAAATGTTCTTCAACTGATTTCAAATACACCTCGCTATCCTGTGTCTactccatgtttctctgtatttccaTAGGAATAGCATAAGAGACTCTGTCGATACTTTACTAAAATCTGGACAAACCTATCTCTGGTATTCCCTGGATTTACTGATttagtaaccctgtcaaaaaagaaaacaaagtcggCCTGGTGGGACCCTGGCTACGTGattgcttcttccttttctcagttcACTAACCATTCCTTTAAAAACACATTCTAGAATTTCCTCGGAAATTTAACTTAAACTCGCTAGTCTATAGTGTGCGgctccattctcttcctttttttgagaATTGAGACATGTGTCCTCCAACCTAGCGATGCCTCTCCTGTGCTCCATGATTTTTCAAAATGCAGGCAATAAGCTTCTTGTTACAGAAACTATTTAAGCAGATACTGGATGATCACCTGTAAGATGTTAAAATagggattttcttcatttaagCATCTGTTAAAGAGGAGGCTGGATAGCACAATGgatgagtgccaggcctggagtcaggagaatctgggttccaatctggcctcagacaccttctagctgggtaaccctgggcaaatcactttgtgccctttgcctagcctttgccattcttctgtcttagaattgctactaagccagaaggtaaaggtttaaaaacaacgACGAAAatccatttattaattgcctcctatgtgccagggacagagcaaaataaacaacggttcctgccttcaaagagcttgcattctactgAGTGAAGGTGTATACCCAGAAAAGTAAATGCAAAGCCTTCTCCTGGGGAGAACTGATGTAGGAGGGAGGCTGGATGAGATCTCTGGGATTTAATATTCCAGGATGCTGAGTCGAGCCCCAAGGACTTGCCTGGCTCAGCCTTCCCACATCAACGGCTCTTGGAGCAAGCCGCTAGCTCTACACTGATGAGGGAGGGGCTCTCTTCTCACTGAGGTGAAGAACCATGAAGGTACCCCAAacaagaagtttaaaaaaatgtgaaggcaaTGCTTCCAAATGGGCTTGCTCAATACATGTCTGCTGACTGACACTGAAATTGGGAGTCCTTTATACCTGTTTATGGCTCCTGCTAATCACTGCTAAAATATCTTCAGAGGATCCAGAGTAAGACACCAGTGAAAGACAGTCAGCAAAGGCTCAGATGCTCTGAGTTTCCCTACGCTGTTCTGGCCATCTGTAGCACTACTGATCATAAGAAAGCCTTCCACAGGGCCTACGTGgctactctttttttcccttgctgAAAGGGGGACCTTTCTGAAGGGTGTAAAGAAGTATGAGAAAAGAGTACTTCTCCTTCCAAATCTCTCCAAAAATCTTctagatggagaaagaaattaagggagtAGACACGGGGGTTTTGAGATGTGGGCTTAAGTCCCTCTAACTGTGTTCCAGAACCCTGTTCGGATGGGCAGTGCCAGGTGACCCTTGTCTCCCCATTACCAACCTGTGCTGGAAGCTGTCTCTGAGGGCTGAAAGACCATGGTGGAAGATGATGATGGAGAAGCTGTGGAAGAGCTGGTGGACTCTTTCCCCTCCAGCTCAATCCCAGGCAACAGTGCATTCTGGATCAGGTGAGTGGGGCTGGCAGGGATCCCATTCTCCAGGAGGAACTCATCCAGGTCCATGTACTCAAGGTGGAAGGATTCTCCATCATATGGAATTGTTTTATCCCAGATCGGGGGCATGAGGGAGGCAGAGACAGCCATGGTGCTGGCAGCAGCCGCTTCAtcttcttccagtttctccttctctttttctttatctacaGGCACAAAATTCACTGAATAAGATGACTCAGTTGTGGAGAGGGGCTGTCTGTTGCCCTCTCCCCTATCCAGAAGCCAGTTACAAGACAATCCCAGCTGATCCCCCATGTTCCTTTCACTGCTGCCCAGTGCAAACCCGCACGGTGTTAAATCTGAAGAGGCTGTAAGAGGCATGCAGTGAGGACAGCTTAGGAGCTATCATTGCCCGGCACCTGGCTGAGCTGACCAGAATCTCCAAATTCTGAGCCTGGAGTTGGTGCTACTCTGCGGACGTGGAGATGTCCAGGCATAAGGAGAGATCCAAGGGGAACAGGATAGCCTAAGAAACTACACggaagggaggaaatgaagaTCCCAATGTTGGGAAAGTGCCTCGGCACCGAAGAACAACTGGAGAAGTCCCTGtgctggctgctgctgctgcagttAGAGCTCAGCTTCAAATGGCCTCAAAAGCCCCGGCCCCTAGGAAAAGCAGGTCAGGCTACTGTTTCCAaacttatttcaaattatttggaACCTTCATCAGCTACCAGACAAGAGGGGTTCCAAAGATGGGACCCTGGAGTCGGGCCAGGGATGGGGAGAAGGGATGAGCTGAGGTATGGAGGAAAAATGACTTCTGGATAAAAGTACCCAAAATCAGGGGTTGAGGCCAGCAGTTCCTTAATAATTTCAGTTAAAAGGCAGTGTCGGAAATGAGAAGCAGATGGCAACAAGGACTCCAGCCTTCCAGGGGTCCAAGGTCACAATCTCCAAATCACCTTGatgcttcccccaccccaccagaGACCTGTTTCTCTCCGTCCATCCCCCACAACTCTTTAGTTCAGTCTCTGCTTTCTCAgccttagtttatttatttttaaaaacctttactttgtcttagaatcaatagtagcGTTCTGAGGCAGGGGAATGGTATGGTatgggctgggcaactggggttaagtgacttgcccagggtcacacagctaggcagtgtctgaggtcgaatttgaacccagtacctcctttATCCAGGCCTGCTGTCTCTATGCCTTAGTGGAAATCGTCTTCATATCTCTGGCCTATAATCTCCTCCAATTTCTCCCTGCTCCCCAGCAGCCAAATGACTATCCCTAAAGCAATCCCCCTTGTGTCTGCCCTTTGCCTCTACATCCTGCACAGCCTGATCTTCTAGTCCAACGgctggcaacctttttggccgtgagagccataaacgcttgTGGAAGGAGGGCGCTGGAAtctggggcgggggctgaagggccccctggggcacatcctggggctctgcccggactggcaggttgggaggtggagccagagagacatatgttgccgacccctgttctagtccttcctttcctggcttctgggtTGGGATCAAACTGCCTGGTGTTTGTGCCTTGGGCCTCCACACTTTCCAAGCACAGCCCTGGGCACCTTCATGGGACCTTCCCTCCTTGAACTCTTTCCTGACTAGCTCTAATTCTCCAGTAGCAGGAAATGGACCTGCAGCCAGGGCCCTACTTGGCATACAGAAGGGTTAAGTTCAGTCAATGCTCGCTGCCTAGAGGCGCCATGGGGGCCgaagtggggggggggtgtcaaacTGGAGGGAAGGGATTACTCGGGGCCTGCCAGGATCCTGGCCCATCTAACTGGTTGGGCCAGGGGTTCGCAAACACCCAGTCTATGTGACAACAGATGGGCCATGCTGGGCCTGGGGCTGTTCCCTTCCAGCTCCTCTGCCCTCAGGCCTGGGGGAAAGCCTCCTGGCTAATTGTGCCTCGGGCCCAGCCCCTACAGCAGCCCCAGAGCCATTCATTCCCGAGTCTGGGCTCAGGCCCCGGCTGGAGCTCCCTTTGGTGGAGACAAAGGGAAGAGCCACCAGACCAGCAGGAGTATTTATAATTCACTGAATGCCCCTCTCTCTGCCGCCAACTCCACCTCCAGGGGGCCCTCCCCCTGCCCTGGGACCAGAACCATCCAGGGCCTAGCGCCTGCCTaggccactcttccaccaaaatGTGGCACTGCCTTCACCAGTATGCCTGGGCCATCCCTGAGGACCCTTCCCGCCGCTGGCCACGCCTCAGCTCCACCGACTCCCACTCAGTGATCCTCCCCAAATTCCCTTATTTAGCCCCCAGGCCTCaccttcctcatctgaaaaatgggcctGGGGAGCCGCCTACCTCAAAAAGGTGTTAGAAACGCAGGCAGAGCCGGTCTTGGAGGGCTGGGGGAGGGTCCGACCACTTAACATAGGGAGACTGCTCAGGTAGGTGAGGGCCAGGACCTCCCCCCCAACGCCGCGGCTACCCTCAATTCCCCTTCTTCTCGGACTTCCCCACTCACCGCCCTGTTCCTCTCCCGATCCCCCTTCTCAGTGACACCCCCCCCAGCTCCCCTGACCATCCTTTCCCATTCACCCCCAAAGTAAccgccctcccctccccctctgtcACCACCCTTCAAGGGTCTCCCCTCTTTACTACTCTTCCCCCTACACGGATGATTCCCCTCCCCCCGGATCCACTCTCCATCCCCTCCCCCCTCCGCGCAGGCGCGCTGCCGCCCCNNNNNNNNNNNNNNNNNNNNNNNNNNNNNNNNNNNNNNNNNNNNNNNNNNNNNNNNNNNNNNNNNNNNNNNNNNNNNNNNNNNNNNNNNNNNNNNNNNNNNNNNNNNNNNNNNNNNNNNNNNNNNNNNNNNNNNNNNNNNNNNNNNNNNNNNNNNNNNNNNNNNNNNNNNNNNNNNNNNNNNNNNNNNNNNNNNNNNNNNNNNNNNNNNNNNNNNNNNNNNNNNNNNNNNNNNNNNNNNNNNNNNNNNNNNNNNNNNNNNNNNNNNNNNNNNNNNNNNNNNNNNNNNNNNNNNNNNNNNNNNNNNNNNNNNNNNNNNNNNNNNNNNNNNNNNNNNNNNNNNNNNNNNNNNNNNNNNNNNNNNNNNNNNNNNNNNNNNNNNNNNNNNNNNNNNNNNNNNNNNNNNNNNNNNNNNNNNNNNNNNNNNNNNNNNNNNNNNNNNNNNNNNNNNNNNNNNNNNNNNNNNNNNNNNNNNNNNNNNNNNNNNNNNNNNNNNNNNNNNNNNNNNNNNNNNNNNNNNNNNNNNNNNNNNNNNNNNNNNNNNNNNNNNNNNNNNNNNNNNNNNNNNNNNNNNNNNNNNNNNNNNNNNNNNNNNNNNNNNNNNNNNNNNNNNNNNNNNNNNNNNNNNNNNNNNNNNNNNNNNNNNNNNNNNNNNNNNNNNNNNNNNNNNNNNNNNNNNNNNNNNNNNNNNNNNNNNNNNNNNNNNNNNNNNNNNNNNNNNNNNNNNNNNNNNNNNNNNNNNNNNNNNNNNNNNNNNNNNNNNNNNNNNNNNNNNNNNNNNNNNNNNNNNNNNNNNNNNNNNNNNNNNNNNNNNNNNNNNNNNNNNNNNNNNNNNNNNNNNNNNNNNNNNNNNNNNNNNNNNNNNNNNNNNNNNNNNNNNNNNNNNNNNNNNNNNNNNNNNNNNNNNNNNNNNNNNNNNNNNNNNNNNNNNNNNNNNNNNNNNNNNNNNNNNNNNNNNNNNNNNNNNNNNNNNNNNNNNNNNNNNNNNNNNNNNNNNNNNNNNNNNNNNNNNNNNNNNNNNNNNNNNNNNNNNNNNNNNNNNNNNNNNNNNNNNNNNNNNNNNNNNNNNNNNNNNNNNNNNNNNNNNNNNNNNNNNNNNNNNNNNNNNNNNNNNNNNNNNNNNNNNNNNNNNNNNNNNNNNNNNNNNNNNNNNNNNNNNNNNNNNNNNNNNNNNNNNNNNNNNNNNNNNNNNNNNNNNNNNNNNNNNNNNNNNNNNNNNNNNNNNNNNNNNNNNNNNNNNNNNNNNNNNNNNNNNNNNNNNNNNNNNNNNNNNNNNNNNNNNNNNNNNNNNNNNNNNNNNNNNNNNNNNNNNNNNNNNNNNNNNNNNNNNNNNNNNNNNNNNNNNNNNNNNNNNNNNNNNNNNNNNNNNNNNNNNNNNNNNNNNNNNNNNNNNNNNNNNNNNNNNNNNNNNNNNNNNNNNNNNNNNNNNNNNNNNNNNNNNNNNNNNNNNNNNNNNNNNNNNNNNNNNNNNNNNNNNNNNNNNNNNNNNNNNNNNNNNNNNNNNNNNNNNNNNNNNNNNNNNNNNNNNNNNNNNNNNNNNNNNNNNNNNNNNNNNNNNNNNNNNNNNNNNNNNNNNNNNNNNNNNNNNNNNNNNNNNNNNNNNNNNNNNNNNNNNNNNNNNNNNNNNNNNNNNNNNNNNNNNNNNNNNNNNNNNNNNNNNNNNNNNNNNNNNNNNNNNNNNNNNNNNNNNNNNNNNNNNNNNNNNNNNNNNNNNNNNNNNNNNNNNNNNNNNNNNNNNNNNNNNNNNNNNNNNNNNNNNNNNNNNNNNNNNNNNNNNNNNNNNNNNNNNNNNNNNNNNNNNNNNNNNNNNNNNNNNNNNNNNNNNNNNNNNNNNNNNNNNNNNNNNNNNNNNNNNNNNNNNNNNNNNNNNNNNNNNNNNNNNNNNNNNNNNNNNNNNNNNNNNNNNNNNNNNNNNNNNNNNNNNNNNNNNNNNNNNNNNNNNNNNNNNNNNNNNNNNNNNNNNNNNNNNNNNNNNNNNNNNNNNNNNNNNNNNNNNNNNNNNNNNNNNNNNNNNNNNNNNNNNNNNNNNNNNNNNNNNNNNNNNNNNNNNNNNNNNNNNNNNNNNNNNNNNNNNNNNNNNNNNNNNNNNNNNNNNNNNNNNNNNNNNNNNNNNNNNNNNNNNNNNNNNNNNNNNNNNNNNNNNNNNNNNNNNNNNNNNNNNNNNNNNNNNNNNNNNNNNNNNNNNNNNNNNNNNNNNNNNNNNNNNNNNNNNNNNNNNNNNNNNNNNNNNNNNNNNNNNNNNNNNNNNNNNNNNNNNNNNNNNNNNNNNNNNNNNNNNNNNNNNNNNNNNNNNNNNNNNNNNNNNNNNNNNNNNNNNNNNNNNNNNNNNNNNNNNNNNNNNNNNNNNNNNNNNNNNNNNNNNNNNNNNNNNNNNNNNNNNNNNNNNNNNNNNNNNNNNNNNNNNNNNNNNNNNNNNNNNNNNNNNNNNNNNNNNNNNNNNNNNNNNNNNNNNNNNNNNNNNNNNNNNNNNNNNNNNNNNNNNNNNNNNNNNNNNNNNNNNNNNNNNNNNNNNNNNNNNNNNNNNNNNNNNNNNNNNNNNNNNNNNNNNNNNNNNNNNNNNNNNNNNNNNNNNNNNNNNNNNNNNNNNNNNNNNNNNNNNNNNNNNNNNNNNNNNNNNNNNNNNNNNNNNNNNNNNNNNNNNNNNNNNNNNNNNNNNNNNNNNNNNNNNNNNNNNNNNNNNNNNNNNNNNNNNNNNNNNNNNNNNNNNNNNNNNNNNNNNNNNNNNNNNNNNNNNNNNNNNNNNNNNNNNNNNNNNNNNNNNNNNNNNNNNNNNNNNNNNNNNNNNNNNNNNNNNNNNNNNNNNNNNNNNNNNNNNNNNNNNNNNNNNNNNNNNNNNNNNNNNNNNNNNNNNNNNNNNNNNNNNNNNNNNNNNNNNNNNNNNNNNNNNNNNNNNNNNNNNNNNNNNNNNNNNNNNNNNNNNNNNNNNNNNNNNNNNNNNNNNNNNNNNNNN belongs to Gracilinanus agilis isolate LMUSP501 chromosome 5, AgileGrace, whole genome shotgun sequence and includes:
- the TEF gene encoding thyrotroph embryonic factor isoform X1 — encoded protein: MASCERVGLAPAMDMPEVLKSLLEHSLPWADRRTDKEKEKEKLEEDEAAAASTMAVSASLMPPIWDKTIPYDGESFHLEYMDLDEFLLENGIPASPTHLIQNALLPGIELEGKESTSSSTASPSSSSTMVFQPSETASSTESSVENERETPSPIDPSCVEVDVNFNPDPADLVLSSVPGGELFNPRKHKFAEEDLKPQPMIKKAKKVFVPDEQKDEKYWTRRKKNNVAAKRSRDARRLKENQITIRAAFLEKENTALRTEVAELRKEVGKCKSIVSKYETKYGPLWCSRSPPLSSGWCGHEGKAVLVLDFLAGACPSE
- the TEF gene encoding thyrotroph embryonic factor isoform X3; this encodes MASCERVGLAPAMDMPEVLKSLLEHSLPWADRRTDKEKEKEKLEEDEAAAASTMAVSASLMPPIWDKTIPYDGESFHLEYMDLDEFLLENGIPASPTHLIQNALLPGIELEGKESTSSSTASPSSSSTMVFQPSETASSTESSVENERETPSPIDPSCVEVDVNFNPDPADLVLSSVPGGELFNPRKHKFAEEDLKPQPMIKKAKKVFVPDEQKDEKYWTRRKKNNVAAKRSRDARRLKENQITIRAAFLEKENTALRTEVAELRKEVGKCKSIVSKYETKYGPL
- the TEF gene encoding thyrotroph embryonic factor isoform X2 produces the protein MSDNGGAEKKLPLEAEAGPGREVTTAERAPPDPFPLALKKLMENPPREARLDKEKEKEKLEEDEAAAASTMAVSASLMPPIWDKTIPYDGESFHLEYMDLDEFLLENGIPASPTHLIQNALLPGIELEGKESTSSSTASPSSSSTMVFQPSETASSTESSVENERETPSPIDPSCVEVDVNFNPDPADLVLSSVPGGELFNPRKHKFAEEDLKPQPMIKKAKKVFVPDEQKDEKYWTRRKKNNVAAKRSRDARRLKENQITIRAAFLEKENTALRTEVAELRKEVGKCKSIVSKYETKYGPL